One genomic region from Geitlerinema sp. PCC 9228 encodes:
- a CDS encoding DUF3493 domain-containing protein: MPAPNSNRDRRQQFPPEQYAQLRAELKAPYRGLRQFVYVTFAASGLLGAFIFLAKFAQGEAVSSVLPNFALQVGVVALMVWLFRLEQKKQKKQEKKELK, translated from the coding sequence ATGCCTGCACCCAACTCCAATCGCGATCGGCGACAGCAATTTCCCCCCGAACAGTACGCGCAACTGCGTGCGGAATTGAAGGCACCCTACCGAGGTTTGCGACAGTTTGTTTACGTCACTTTTGCTGCCTCCGGTCTTTTGGGTGCTTTTATTTTTCTAGCAAAATTTGCCCAAGGAGAAGCCGTAAGCTCGGTTTTGCCCAATTTTGCCCTCCAGGTAGGCGTGGTTGCTTTGATGGTTTGGCTGTTTCGTCTCGAACAGAAGAAGCAGAAAAAGCAAGAGAAGAAAGAATTAAAGTAG